The DNA sequence gGTGACTTCGAGGATCGGGTGGGTAGGCTCGCCGACATGGTTGACACTTACATGACATTGGATTGAGttgtccagactctattatttacagatcgccgccatatagctggaatattactgattgCGGTCTTAACAGCAACATACACTTAACCATAActacgactacaatgacgacTGACTAAGACGaagacgactactactactgctgctactactactgctgttactactactgctactgctgctactactactactgctgctactactactactactgatgctactactactgctgttactactactactgctgttgctactactactgctgttactactactactgctgctactgttactactactgatgttactactactactgctgttactactactgctgttgctactactactactgctactgttactactactgctgttactactactgctgttactactactactgctgttgctactactactgctgttactactactactactgctactgttactactactgctgttactactactactactgctgctactactactactgctgctgctgctgctactactactgctgctactactactactactgctgctgctactaatactgctactactactactgctgttgctactactactgctgttactactactgctactgttactactactgctgttactactactactgctgttactactactgctgttgctactacgactactgctgctactactactactgctgttgctaatactactactactactgctactgctgctactactgctgctgctactactactgctgctactactaccactactgctactgctactgctgttgctactactactgctgttgctactactactactgctactactgttactactactgctactgctactactactactgctgttgctactactactactgctactactactgctgttgctactactactgctgttgctactactactgctgctgctactgctgctactactgctactgctgctactactgctgttcctactactactactactgctgctgctactactactactgctactgctactgctgttgctactactactgctgttgctactactactactgctactactgttactactactgctactgctactactactactgctgttgctactactactactgctactactactgctgttgctactactactgctgttactactactactactgctgctgttactactactgatgttactactactactgctgttactactactgctgttgctactactactactgctactgttactactactgctgttactactactgctgttactactactactgctgttgctactactactgctgttactactactactactgctactgttactactactgctgttactactactactactgctgctactactactgctgctactactactactgctgctgctgctgctactactactgctgctactactactactactgctgctgctgctactaatactgctactactactactgctgttgctactactactgctgttactaatactgctactgttactactactgctgttactactactactgctgttgctactacgactactgctgctactactactactgctgttgctaatactactactactactgctactgctgctactactgctgctgctactactactgctgctactactactactactgctactgctactgctgttgctactactactgctgttgctactactactactgctact is a window from the Haliotis asinina isolate JCU_RB_2024 chromosome 9, JCU_Hal_asi_v2, whole genome shotgun sequence genome containing:
- the LOC137297010 gene encoding serine-rich adhesin for platelets-like, whose product is SSSSSSSSSSSSSSNSSSSSSSSSSSSSSSSSSSSNSSSSSSSSSSSSSSSSSSNSSSSNSSSSSSSSNSSSSNSSSSSSSNSSSSSNSSSSSSSSSSNSSSSSSSSSNSSSSSSSSNSSSSSSRNSSSSSSSSSSSSSSSSSSSNSSSSSNSSSSSSSSSSSNSSSSSSSSNSSSSSNSSSSSSSSSSSSSSSSSSSSSSSSSSSSSISNSSSSSSSSSRSSNSSSSSNSSSSNSSSISNSSSSSNSSSSSSSISSSSSSSSSSSSSSSSSSSSSSSSSSSSSSSSSSSSNSSSSNSSSSSSSNSSSSSNSSSSSNSSSSNSSSSNSSSSSSSNSSSSNSSSSSNISSSNSSSSSSSNSSSSSNSSSSSSSSSSNSSSSSSSSSSSNSSSSSSSSNSSSSSNSSSSSSSSSSSSSSSSSRNSSSSSSSSSSSSSSSSSSSNSSSSSNSSSSSSSSSSNSSSSSSSSSSSNSSSSSSSSNSSSSSNSSSSSSSGSSSSSSS